A window from Hemibagrus wyckioides isolate EC202008001 linkage group LG17, SWU_Hwy_1.0, whole genome shotgun sequence encodes these proteins:
- the mpzl3 gene encoding LOW QUALITY PROTEIN: myelin protein zero-like protein 3 (The sequence of the model RefSeq protein was modified relative to this genomic sequence to represent the inferred CDS: inserted 1 base in 1 codon) translates to MSNHHHHHHHHDVPLFIFSHRQIQVAPETPVEQVVSSAHALHFAQPWTIRNFNLLWILSNHSFTFNFITXMDLIRLQGTSSESGMYFVLFVSIVLWAGHVSCITVTAPMEINAVQGDTITLSCHFTSTHRPTSRISIDWSFKPQNEGPSQGFFHFHSVAYPPDGGHFKGRVEWHGDPARGDASIRLLNASLNDNGTYICAVRNPPDVQGPPSNTILTVSLKTGIMHFSDIAMLLFFILLPSLLIAMVLLARMLCPCCSPRVKNSHLSHHSPIEVTDGEEMLTHSKEYSYHHPLSKQKPAMCCEMYMEDSDEECRRYFQKHQMQLEAESHC, encoded by the exons atgagtaatcatcatcatcatcatcatcatcatgacgtgccattgtttattttcagtcacaGACAAATTCAGGTCGCACCTGAAACACCTGTTGAACAGGTAGTAAGTTCTGCACATGCGCTGCACTTTGCCCAACCATGGACGATCCGGAACTTTAACCTCCTTTGGATCCTTTCAAATCATTCCTTTACATTTAACTTTATTA AAATGGATTTAATACGATTACAGGGGACCTCTTCTGAAAGTGgaatgtattttgttttgtttgtcagCATCg TTTTGTGGGCAGGCCATGTGTCTTGTATAACAGTGACTGCTCCCATGGAGATAAACGCGGTACAGGGCGACACGATAACGCTGTCCTGCCACTTCACCTCGACTCATCGTCCGACCAGCCGAATATCCATTGACTGGTCCTTCAAACCTCAGAATGAAGGCCCTTCTCAAGGC TTCTTCCACTTCCACTCCGTGGCATATCCTCCGGATGGAGGCCACTTCAAAGGGCGAGTGGAATGGCACGGGGACCCGGCGCGAGGCGACGCATCGATCCGCCTCCTGAACGCATCGCTGAACGACAACGGCACTTACATCTGTGCCGTCCGCAATCCCCCCGACGTCCAGGGTCCTCCCTCAAACACCATCCTCACCGTCAGCCTCAAGA CAGGCATCATGCACTTTTCGGACATTGCCATGCTGCTGTTCTTCATCCTCCTGCCGTCGCTGCTGATAGCGATGGTGCTGTTAGCGAGAATGCTCTGTCCGTGTTGCTCTCCACGCGTCAAGAACTCGCATCTCAGCCACCACTCACCCATAGAGGTCACCGATGGGGAAGAAATGCTCACACACAG TAAGGAGTACAGCTACCATCATCCCTTGTCAAAGCAGAAGCCTGCCATGTGCTGCGAAATGTATATGGAG GACTCGGACGAAGAATGCCGCAGATATTTCCAGAAGCATCAGATGCAATTAGAAGCTGAGTCGCACTGTTAG